DNA from Flavobacterium aestivum:
GGTGAAAATATTAACTAAAAAATCAGGATTGTCGCTTTTAACAAATCCTTTGGCTAGCATTTGCTCGTCTACAGCACGCAAAATTCTTCTTTTATCCAAATCTGAAATTTCAAGCTTATTGATTCCTTCTTTCATATAAGCAAAAGTTTTGTATTTCGTGAAATCTACGGTTTTATCATAATCAGCACTCACGGTTATCGAAGAGCATGAAGCTAATGTAAAAAACAGTAGTACTAATAGTGATTGAATTGATTTCATGACAATGCTTTTATAGGTTTAGACTTGAATAAAGTTACGAAATTTCGCTTAGAATGCCTTACAAAGCGGCTACTTTAAGTTAAAAATAACGTTTCGTCAACAAGGTTTGGAAGGGTTACTTTTAATAAAGGTTCTACCTCCATAGCTCGTTTTATTGCAAAAACAGCTCCTTCGTTTCTAGCCCAACTGCGTCTTGAAATTCCGTTATTGACATCCCAAAAAAGCATAGAAGCTAAGCGTCTTGAAGCTTCTTTTGTACCATCAAGAACCATACCAAAACCACCGTTGATTACCTCTCCCCATCCTACACCACCACCATTGTGTATAGAAACCCAGGTTGCACCACGGAAACTATCGCCAATCACGTTTTGAATAGCCATATCTGCTGTAAATCGTGAACCATCATAAATATTAGAGGTTTCTCTATAAGGTGAATCGGTTCCGGAAACATCATGGTGATCACGACCTAAAACAACTGCTCCAATCTCACCTTTGGCAATAGCCTGATTAAAAGCTTCGGCAATTTTTACACGACCTTCGGCATCGGCATATAAGATTCTGGCTTGAGATCCCACAACCAATTTATTTTCTTGTGCGCCTTTTATCCACTGAATATTATCCTGCATTTGCTGCTGAATTTCGGCAGGAGCTGTTTGAGCCATTTCTTCTAATACTTGACAGGCAATAGCATCAGTTTTGGCTAAATCTTCAGGCTTTCCAGAGGTACAAACCCAACGGAATGGACCAAATCCATAATCAAAGCACATTGGCCCCATAATGTCTTGCACATAACTTGGGTATCTAAAATCAATATTATTTTCGGCCATAACATCTGCACCAGCACGAGAGGCTTCTAGTAAAAATGCATTTCCATAATCAAAGAAATACGTTCCTTTGGCTGTATGTTTGTTGATAGCGGTTGTGTGGCGACGCAAAGTTTCCTGTACTTTTTCCTTGAATAATTCAGGGTTGTTCGCCATCATGTCATTTGCTTCTTCAAATGAAATTCCAACTGGATAATAACCACCAGCCCACGGATTGTGAAGCGAAGTTTGGTCAGAACCCAAATCAATATAAAGGTTTTCTTCATCAAATCGTTCCCAAACATCTACCACATTCCCAAGGTAAGCTATAGAAACGGTTTCGTTATTGGCTTTCGCCAAAGTTACTCGTTGTACTAAATCGTCAATGTTCTCAACAACTTCATTGATCCAACCTTGACTGTGGCGAATGTGGGTAATTTTTGGATTTACCTCTGCACAAACCGTGATACAACCTGCAATATTTCCCGCTTTGGGTTGTGCACCACTCATTCCTCCCAATCCAGAAGTCACGAATAATCCTCCTTTTGGACTGCGTTTTATTTTTCTAAAACCATTAAGAACCGTAATTGTAGTTCCATGTACAATTCCTTGTGGGCCTATGTACATGTAACTTCCCGCAGTCATTTGCCCGTATTGGGAAACGCCCAAAGCATTCATTTTTTCCCAATCATCAGGTTGAGAATAATTTGGGATCACCATTCCGTTAGTAACCACAACTCTTGGTGCTTCTTTGTGAGAAGGAAACAATCCCATTGGGTGCCCAGAATACATTGTCAAAGTTTGCTCATCGGTCATTTCCGATAAGTATTTCATCGTCAATAAATATTGTGCCCAGTTAGAGAAAACAGCACCGTTTCCTCCATAGGTAATCAATTCATGCGGATGTTGCGCTACTGCATAATCCAGATTGTTCTGAATCATCAACATAATGGCTTTGGCTTGTTCGCTTTTTCCAGGATATTCAGAGATTGGGCGGGCATACATTTTATAATCAGGGCGCAAACGGTACATGTAAATACGGCCGTAAGTTTCCAGTTCGTTGCGAAATTCTGGAATTAGCTCAGCATGGTGCTTCGGGTCAAAATAGCGCAAAGCATTGCGAAGTGCTAGTTTTTTCTCGTCGTCAGACAAGATTTCTTTCCGTTTTGGAGCATGGTTTATGTTAGCTTCATACGGTTTTGGTTGCGGTAATATAGAAGGGATTCCTTGTTGTATTTGTTCTTGAAAAGTCATCTTTTTTAGATTTTTAGATTTTCAGATTGTTGGATTATTAGAATTTTATAAACTCAATAATGCACAGCTGTTAATCTTTGTTTG
Protein-coding regions in this window:
- a CDS encoding urocanate hydratase — translated: MTFQEQIQQGIPSILPQPKPYEANINHAPKRKEILSDDEKKLALRNALRYFDPKHHAELIPEFRNELETYGRIYMYRLRPDYKMYARPISEYPGKSEQAKAIMLMIQNNLDYAVAQHPHELITYGGNGAVFSNWAQYLLTMKYLSEMTDEQTLTMYSGHPMGLFPSHKEAPRVVVTNGMVIPNYSQPDDWEKMNALGVSQYGQMTAGSYMYIGPQGIVHGTTITVLNGFRKIKRSPKGGLFVTSGLGGMSGAQPKAGNIAGCITVCAEVNPKITHIRHSQGWINEVVENIDDLVQRVTLAKANNETVSIAYLGNVVDVWERFDEENLYIDLGSDQTSLHNPWAGGYYPVGISFEEANDMMANNPELFKEKVQETLRRHTTAINKHTAKGTYFFDYGNAFLLEASRAGADVMAENNIDFRYPSYVQDIMGPMCFDYGFGPFRWVCTSGKPEDLAKTDAIACQVLEEMAQTAPAEIQQQMQDNIQWIKGAQENKLVVGSQARILYADAEGRVKIAEAFNQAIAKGEIGAVVLGRDHHDVSGTDSPYRETSNIYDGSRFTADMAIQNVIGDSFRGATWVSIHNGGGVGWGEVINGGFGMVLDGTKEASRRLASMLFWDVNNGISRRSWARNEGAVFAIKRAMEVEPLLKVTLPNLVDETLFLT